In Zalophus californianus isolate mZalCal1 chromosome 4, mZalCal1.pri.v2, whole genome shotgun sequence, the following proteins share a genomic window:
- the DHRS3 gene encoding short-chain dehydrogenase/reductase 3 isoform X6, producing the protein MGTECHYFICDVGNREEVYQTAKAVREKVGDITILVNNAAVVHGKSLMDSDDDALLKSQHINTLGQFWTTKAFLPRMLELQNGHIVCLNSVLALSAIPGAIDYCTSKASAFAFMESLTLGLLDCPGVSATTVLPFHTSTEMFQGMRVSHNSYFINAAAFGPQQPRESALVPISQTWELRLRGAKLLAQGHTEGNRLNMLLPQVWAASVGVPQPLPAAEARDGGPEDGGSRAAQSGPAPPPVDHACPHYLEKHTPTGCTGGDLQILRNLHLHEHFQRADIKAGCRDTLASHGT; encoded by the exons ATGGGCACCGAGTGCCACTACTTCATCTGTGATGTGGGCAACCGGGAGGAGGTGTACCAGACGGCCAAAGCTGTCCGGGAGAAG GTGGGCGATATCACCATCCTGGTGAACAATGCTGCTGTGGTCCACGGGAAGAGCCTCATGGACAGTGACGATGACGCCCTTCTCAAGTCACAGCACATCAACACCCTGGGCCAGTTCTGG ACCACCAAGGCCTTCTTGCCGCGGATGCTGGAGCTGCAGAATGGCCACATTGTGTGTCTCAACTCCGTGCTGGCACTCTCCGCCATCCCCGGCGCCATTGACTACTGCACGTCCAAAGCCTCGGCCTTCGCCTTCATGGAAAGCCTCACCCTGGGGCTGCTGGACTGTCCTGGAGTCAGCGCCACCACCGTGCTGCCCTTCCACACCAGCACCGAGATGTTCCAGGGCATGAGGGTCAG CCACAACAGCTACTTTATAAACGCAGCTGCATTTGGCCCTCAGCAGCCTCGTGAGAGCGCtcttgttcccatttcacagacgtgggaactgaggctcagaggagcgAAGttacttgcccagggccacacagagGGAAATCGGCTGAACATGCTTCTTCCACAAGTCTGGGCTGCCTCCGTGGGG GTTCCCCAACCTCTTCCCGCCGCTGAAGCCCGAGATGGTGGCCCGGAGGACGGTGGAAGCCGTGCAGCTCAATCaggccctgctcctcctcccgtGGACCATGCATGCCCTCATTATCTTGAAAAG caTACTCCCACAGGCTGCACTGGAGGAGATCTACAAATTCTCAGGAACCTACACCTGCATGAACACTTTCAAAGGGCGGACATAAAGGCCGGATGCAGAGACACGCTCGCAAGCCACGGAACCTGA
- the DHRS3 gene encoding short-chain dehydrogenase/reductase 3 isoform X4, protein MKRDELPRKPRTKIVLWGRTEKCLKETTEEIRQMGTECHYFICDVGNREEVYQTAKAVREKVGDITILVNNAAVVHGKSLMDSDDDALLKSQHINTLGQFWTTKAFLPRMLELQNGHIVCLNSVLALSAIPGAIDYCTSKASAFAFMESLTLGLLDCPGVSATTVLPFHTSTEMFQGMRVSHNSYFINAAAFGPQQPRESALVPISQTWELRLRGAKLLAQGHTEGNRLNMLLPQVWAASVGVPQPLPAAEARDGGPEDGGSRAAQSGPAPPPVDHACPHYLEKHTPTGCTGGDLQILRNLHLHEHFQRADIKAGCRDTLASHGT, encoded by the exons ATCGTCCTCTGGGGCCGGACTGAGAAATGCCTGAAGGAGACGACGGAGGAGATTCGGCAGATGGGCACCGAGTGCCACTACTTCATCTGTGATGTGGGCAACCGGGAGGAGGTGTACCAGACGGCCAAAGCTGTCCGGGAGAAG GTGGGCGATATCACCATCCTGGTGAACAATGCTGCTGTGGTCCACGGGAAGAGCCTCATGGACAGTGACGATGACGCCCTTCTCAAGTCACAGCACATCAACACCCTGGGCCAGTTCTGG ACCACCAAGGCCTTCTTGCCGCGGATGCTGGAGCTGCAGAATGGCCACATTGTGTGTCTCAACTCCGTGCTGGCACTCTCCGCCATCCCCGGCGCCATTGACTACTGCACGTCCAAAGCCTCGGCCTTCGCCTTCATGGAAAGCCTCACCCTGGGGCTGCTGGACTGTCCTGGAGTCAGCGCCACCACCGTGCTGCCCTTCCACACCAGCACCGAGATGTTCCAGGGCATGAGGGTCAG CCACAACAGCTACTTTATAAACGCAGCTGCATTTGGCCCTCAGCAGCCTCGTGAGAGCGCtcttgttcccatttcacagacgtgggaactgaggctcagaggagcgAAGttacttgcccagggccacacagagGGAAATCGGCTGAACATGCTTCTTCCACAAGTCTGGGCTGCCTCCGTGGGG GTTCCCCAACCTCTTCCCGCCGCTGAAGCCCGAGATGGTGGCCCGGAGGACGGTGGAAGCCGTGCAGCTCAATCaggccctgctcctcctcccgtGGACCATGCATGCCCTCATTATCTTGAAAAG caTACTCCCACAGGCTGCACTGGAGGAGATCTACAAATTCTCAGGAACCTACACCTGCATGAACACTTTCAAAGGGCGGACATAAAGGCCGGATGCAGAGACACGCTCGCAAGCCACGGAACCTGA